A genomic segment from Gracilimonas sediminicola encodes:
- a CDS encoding glucose-1-phosphate adenylyltransferase, translating to MKRSSVIAVILGGGRGTRLFPLTDHRSKPAVPVGGKYRLVDIPISNCLNSDIRRIYVLTQFNSASLNRHIKNTYNFDAFSSGFVDILAAEQTPDSTDWFQGTADAVRQSVHHMENHEHDHVLILSGDQLYQMDYSKMLQRHKEKDADLTVATIPVNASDATGFGIMKTNANGVIEDFVEKPSTDELDKWKSEVPEPYKKQDKDYLASMGIYIFNREMLKKLFDDNPDATDFGKELIPKCVEGGKKVVSYEYGGYWTDIGTIQSFFEANLALADTVPDFNLYDNDNFIYTRARLLPASKLMGTTLEHALMAEGCIIEASRIVRSVVGIRSRIGKGSTVEYSIIMGNDYFQDRDVIENAGPEKPAMGIGRRCYISNCIIDKNVCIGNDVRIVGGNHLEDGDHKYHYVRDGIVIVKKNTVIPDGTII from the coding sequence ATGAAAAGGTCATCAGTTATAGCAGTTATTTTAGGCGGAGGCCGGGGAACCCGGTTATTCCCGTTAACCGATCACCGATCCAAACCCGCTGTACCTGTGGGCGGGAAATACCGGTTGGTCGATATTCCCATTTCAAACTGCCTGAATTCGGATATCCGCAGAATTTATGTGCTGACCCAATTCAATTCTGCATCGCTGAATCGCCACATTAAAAACACCTATAACTTTGACGCTTTCAGCAGTGGTTTTGTGGATATCCTGGCCGCCGAACAAACGCCGGATAGCACCGACTGGTTCCAGGGAACCGCAGATGCGGTACGCCAATCGGTTCACCACATGGAAAACCATGAGCATGATCACGTTTTGATTCTTTCGGGTGACCAACTGTACCAGATGGATTATAGCAAGATGCTGCAGCGGCATAAAGAGAAAGATGCTGACCTTACCGTAGCCACCATCCCGGTAAATGCCAGCGATGCAACCGGTTTCGGAATTATGAAGACCAATGCGAACGGGGTGATCGAAGATTTTGTAGAAAAACCATCTACTGATGAGCTTGACAAGTGGAAGTCGGAAGTACCGGAGCCGTACAAAAAGCAAGACAAGGATTACCTGGCATCCATGGGTATTTATATTTTCAATCGGGAAATGCTGAAGAAGCTGTTTGATGACAACCCGGATGCTACTGATTTCGGTAAAGAGCTGATTCCAAAATGCGTGGAAGGCGGTAAGAAAGTTGTCAGTTATGAATATGGAGGTTACTGGACAGATATTGGTACCATTCAGTCTTTCTTTGAGGCAAATTTAGCCCTCGCTGATACCGTGCCCGATTTTAACCTCTACGACAATGACAACTTTATCTATACCCGCGCCCGTTTGCTTCCGGCCTCAAAATTGATGGGCACAACGCTCGAGCATGCGTTGATGGCCGAAGGGTGTATCATAGAAGCCAGCCGCATTGTTCGGTCGGTGGTTGGAATTCGATCCCGCATCGGGAAAGGAAGTACGGTGGAGTATTCTATTATTATGGGTAACGACTATTTCCAGGATCGGGATGTGATTGAAAATGCCGGGCCCGAAAAGCCGGCCATGGGAATCGGGCGAAGGTGCTACATCAGCAATTGTATCATCGATAAAAATGTGTGTATCGGGAATGATGTACGCATTGTAGGAGGAAACCACCTCGAAGATGGCGACCACAAATACCACTACGTACGCGATGGTATTGTGATTGTGAAAAAGAACACGGTGATCCCGGACGGAACTATTATATAA
- a CDS encoding YncE family protein, whose translation MQSVYKLLSVISIFAISAFLGTALHAQQSTEGQRIYVCNQGEATLSVLDVATNSLVETIDLQKLGFSKNAKPHHAIADSDGTYWYVTLIGENKVLKFNRDNELVDEAELEVPGLMAMHPNKDLLFVGRSMSAVNPPQSFGLIGRANMNVEEEVDLFFSRPHALATSPDGKFTYIASLSANQILARNNDTGETELTMLEGNNHVLVNFAISPDGQTMVATGQVSGKLLVFDLSNPLKPQLTDTISVHAQPWHPVYSADGKRVYFGNKGAHTVTVVDMENKKIEKVIEGNGLAQPHGAVLSSDDKYLYVTNNNMDGTYKPEGSSEEDGHTGTVVIINTETLTIEKVIETGMNSTGIGTRIW comes from the coding sequence ATGCAGTCAGTGTACAAGTTACTATCAGTGATAAGTATATTTGCCATTTCAGCTTTTTTGGGAACAGCTTTACACGCCCAACAAAGCACGGAAGGGCAGCGGATTTATGTCTGTAACCAGGGGGAGGCAACGCTTTCGGTTCTTGATGTGGCAACAAATTCTCTGGTAGAAACCATCGACCTGCAGAAACTCGGTTTTTCTAAAAACGCCAAACCGCATCATGCTATAGCCGATTCCGATGGCACATACTGGTATGTTACGCTGATTGGCGAAAATAAAGTATTGAAATTCAATCGTGATAATGAGTTGGTGGATGAAGCCGAACTGGAAGTTCCGGGACTGATGGCCATGCACCCAAACAAAGATCTCCTTTTTGTAGGCCGGTCGATGAGTGCCGTGAACCCGCCTCAGAGTTTTGGATTGATAGGTCGGGCAAATATGAATGTTGAGGAAGAAGTGGATTTATTCTTCTCCAGACCTCACGCTCTTGCAACTTCGCCGGATGGTAAATTCACTTATATAGCGAGTTTATCTGCTAATCAAATTCTGGCAAGAAATAACGATACAGGGGAAACCGAACTCACCATGCTGGAGGGAAACAACCACGTATTGGTGAATTTTGCTATTTCACCGGACGGACAAACCATGGTGGCAACCGGTCAGGTTTCGGGTAAACTGCTGGTCTTTGACCTGTCAAACCCGCTGAAGCCCCAATTGACGGATACCATTTCCGTGCATGCACAGCCTTGGCACCCGGTGTATTCTGCCGATGGCAAGCGGGTCTATTTTGGAAATAAAGGCGCCCATACCGTCACCGTTGTGGATATGGAAAACAAGAAAATTGAAAAGGTTATTGAAGGAAACGGCTTGGCTCAGCCTCACGGAGCCGTGCTTTCATCGGATGACAAGTACTTATATGTGACCAATAACAATATGGATGGCACGTATAAGCCCGAGGGCAGTTCTGAAGAAGATGGACATACCGGAACGGTGGTTATCATCAATACAGAAACGCTGACGATTGAAAAAGTCATAGAAACCGGCATGAATTCAACCGGAATAGGAACCCGCATTTGGTGA
- a CDS encoding glycogen synthase, protein MRIIHLSAECYPAAKAGGLADVVGSLPKYLNQLGHHCEVVIPKYDNQWIGSQEYETVFEEAFSMAADQVKFSVQKMTNDKLGFPFYVIDIPGRFDRPGIYIDPWSGHGYWDELERFVSFQIAALEWMRVRDEKPEVVHCHDHHTGLVPFMLSQCNRYRDLSDIPTVFTVHNAEYHGEHELDNFKLLPAFNIDNLGLLDWDGRLNSLASGLKCAWQITTVSKNYMSELAEESNGLELLFQQERKKSTGIVNGIDTEVWDPNTDELIEYNFGYRNRKKGKAENKKYLCREFGLNPELPTISFIGRLVREKGADLLPDLFKRVMYSDVEVNFVLLGTGDPQLHQIFASMEGDHVGYFDATLEYNEKLAHQMYAGSDFILMPSRVEPCGLNQMFAMRYGTVPIVRAVGGLKDTVVDISEDDGYGITFDEFSLEAASEAIDRAVNLYVDSSQHSEVLSRIMKLDFSWKRSAQEYIKMYKALISK, encoded by the coding sequence ATGCGCATAATTCATTTGAGTGCAGAATGTTATCCCGCTGCCAAAGCCGGCGGACTCGCGGATGTAGTTGGTTCCCTTCCCAAATATCTGAACCAGCTTGGCCATCATTGTGAAGTGGTGATTCCGAAGTACGACAATCAATGGATTGGATCACAGGAATACGAAACGGTTTTTGAAGAGGCCTTTTCCATGGCGGCCGATCAGGTGAAATTCTCCGTACAGAAAATGACGAACGATAAACTCGGCTTCCCGTTTTACGTGATTGATATTCCGGGAAGGTTCGACCGGCCGGGTATTTATATTGATCCGTGGTCGGGGCATGGATACTGGGACGAGCTTGAGCGATTCGTGAGTTTTCAGATTGCTGCGCTGGAATGGATGAGAGTGCGGGATGAAAAGCCGGAAGTGGTGCATTGCCATGATCATCATACAGGCTTGGTTCCATTTATGCTTTCGCAGTGCAACCGCTACCGGGATCTGTCGGATATCCCAACTGTGTTCACAGTTCATAATGCCGAATATCACGGCGAACACGAGCTGGATAACTTTAAGTTATTACCCGCTTTCAATATTGATAATCTTGGCTTGTTAGATTGGGATGGAAGGCTCAACTCACTGGCATCCGGTTTAAAATGTGCCTGGCAGATTACCACGGTTTCCAAAAATTACATGAGTGAGCTGGCGGAAGAGAGCAACGGACTGGAATTGTTGTTTCAGCAGGAGCGGAAGAAATCGACCGGAATTGTGAATGGGATTGACACCGAAGTTTGGGACCCGAATACCGATGAATTGATCGAATACAATTTTGGCTACCGAAACAGGAAGAAAGGAAAGGCTGAGAATAAAAAATACTTGTGCCGGGAATTTGGGCTGAATCCGGAGTTACCCACTATTTCTTTTATTGGCCGACTGGTTCGTGAAAAAGGAGCCGATTTACTTCCTGATTTATTCAAGCGTGTGATGTATTCGGATGTGGAAGTGAATTTTGTGTTGTTGGGAACCGGCGATCCACAGCTTCATCAGATTTTTGCAAGCATGGAAGGCGATCACGTTGGCTACTTTGATGCCACCCTCGAATACAACGAAAAACTGGCACATCAGATGTACGCCGGCTCCGATTTCATTTTGATGCCTTCGCGAGTAGAACCGTGCGGGTTAAATCAAATGTTTGCTATGCGTTATGGAACGGTTCCCATCGTTCGTGCGGTTGGAGGATTGAAAGATACGGTTGTGGATATTTCGGAGGACGATGGCTACGGCATCACATTCGATGAGTTTAGCCTGGAAGCGGCTTCAGAAGCCATTGACAGAGCCGTAAACTTATATGTCGATTCTTCCCAACATTCGGAGGTATTGAGCCGGATCATGAAGCTGGATTTTTCGTGGAAGCGGTCGGCCCAGGAATACATAAAAATGTACAAAGCGTTAATTTCTAAATAG
- the sucD gene encoding succinate--CoA ligase subunit alpha, with product MSVLVGNDTRLIVQGFTGSEGSFHAGQMMEYGTNVVGGVTPGKGGQTHLDRPVFNTVAEAVDEVDANTSVIFVPPAFAGDAITEAAFAGIKVIICITEGIPVKDMIVAKQIVNSHGATLIGPNCPGVITPGEAKVGIMPGSIFTPGKVGLISRSGTLTYEAVDQLTKEGLGQSTAIGIGGDPVIGTTHLDAVKMLNDDPDTDSIVLIGEIGGTAEEEAAEWIKDNCDKPVVAFIAGSTAPPGRRMGHAGAIISGGKGTAQEKKKALAEAGITVVESPAEIGITLKKMLETA from the coding sequence ATGAGCGTATTAGTTGGAAATGATACCCGCCTGATTGTACAGGGATTTACCGGAAGCGAGGGTAGCTTCCATGCCGGACAAATGATGGAATACGGTACCAACGTTGTTGGTGGTGTAACTCCCGGAAAAGGTGGACAGACCCATTTAGACCGACCTGTTTTTAATACTGTGGCTGAAGCCGTAGATGAAGTTGATGCCAACACTTCCGTTATCTTTGTGCCTCCTGCATTTGCAGGTGATGCCATCACGGAAGCTGCCTTTGCCGGCATCAAAGTAATTATTTGTATTACTGAAGGCATCCCGGTTAAAGATATGATCGTGGCCAAGCAAATTGTAAACAGTCATGGTGCCACTTTAATCGGCCCTAACTGTCCGGGTGTTATTACTCCGGGTGAAGCTAAAGTCGGCATTATGCCCGGCAGCATTTTTACTCCGGGTAAAGTTGGGTTGATTTCCCGCTCCGGTACGCTCACTTATGAAGCCGTAGATCAGCTGACCAAAGAAGGACTCGGCCAAAGTACCGCTATCGGAATTGGTGGTGACCCGGTTATCGGAACCACGCACCTTGATGCCGTTAAAATGCTGAATGACGATCCCGATACAGACTCCATTGTACTGATTGGTGAAATTGGCGGAACGGCTGAAGAAGAAGCTGCGGAGTGGATCAAAGATAATTGTGATAAGCCGGTTGTGGCATTTATTGCAGGTTCAACAGCGCCTCCTGGACGACGAATGGGGCATGCCGGTGCCATTATTTCCGGCGGTAAAGGAACCGCTCAGGAGAAAAAGAAAGCCCTGGCTGAAGCGGGTATCACCGTTGTTGAAAGCCCGGCTGAAATTGGCATCACGCTGAAGAAAATGCTGGAAACAGCGTAA
- a CDS encoding AlkZ-related protein, whose translation MIKTIEQAYQFVKKVKVCTIFSSDKVEHASLWEHVDLPEKQPGEKGWGKKMTAVWTWKNQLPAQYPNEIFYGKINGGFAVLMDMDYMASHHFPRAYKDIQTQDGLAQHIYSKVVTEPWDTTSLRKATMQEVGCTKSQFDTALKNLQVTMNIARLNDPQIERDTWVAFKELYLNIWKQCVNDDI comes from the coding sequence ATGATTAAGACGATTGAACAGGCTTACCAGTTTGTCAAAAAAGTAAAGGTTTGCACCATCTTCTCAAGTGATAAAGTCGAGCATGCCTCCCTTTGGGAACATGTTGATCTTCCTGAAAAGCAACCCGGAGAAAAGGGATGGGGAAAGAAGATGACGGCAGTTTGGACTTGGAAAAATCAGCTTCCGGCTCAGTATCCAAACGAAATATTCTATGGAAAAATCAATGGTGGGTTTGCGGTATTGATGGATATGGACTATATGGCCAGCCATCACTTTCCCCGGGCCTATAAAGATATTCAAACGCAAGATGGTCTTGCGCAGCATATTTACAGCAAAGTAGTTACAGAGCCATGGGATACCACATCACTTCGTAAGGCGACAATGCAGGAAGTTGGCTGTACTAAGAGTCAGTTTGACACGGCCCTAAAGAACCTTCAGGTAACTATGAATATTGCAAGATTAAACGATCCCCAAATTGAGCGAGATACGTGGGTAGCATTCAAGGAATTGTACCTCAATATTTGGAAGCAATGTGTAAACGATGATATTTAA
- a CDS encoding ABC transporter permease: MSLHKIWLVLKREYLTRVKSKSFIIATALTPLALVAFIGIVVYISISESEVEKRIGILDNTNVLVERLVDINETRYFDVSDIHEDSLRADVLDGDLDGFIILNDQVISESQSPTLIYGGSGGLSFISAVRSDLREAVREEKLSRENVSDNIREIFETRTGLEAVKLTEEGESEDNTLFASALGFILGLMIFMGIFIYGSLLMRSVIEEKTNRVLEVIASSVKPIELMFGKLFGVLAMALTQFSIWIVFYIGLSIAAAPVAGMIMEAQMSNIPDEAAQAAASSFDPSSLEQMVVDPMVFVNFLIFFFLGFMIYSAVFAAIGAAVETEQDSQQFMLPVGLPIFVGYFLNTKVMEAPDSGLSLFVSLFPLTAPINMITRIAASQVPFWQIIVSILLMILTFLGIMWLAAKIYRVGILMYGKKPSFKELGKWIKQS; this comes from the coding sequence ATGAGTCTGCACAAAATTTGGTTAGTACTGAAAAGGGAATATCTCACCCGCGTTAAAAGTAAATCATTCATCATAGCCACCGCCTTAACTCCGCTTGCACTGGTGGCGTTTATCGGGATTGTGGTATACATCAGTATTTCAGAATCGGAAGTAGAAAAAAGAATCGGGATACTGGATAACACCAATGTATTGGTAGAGCGACTGGTTGACATCAATGAGACCCGCTATTTTGATGTAAGTGATATCCACGAAGACAGCCTCCGCGCCGATGTACTCGACGGCGATCTGGATGGATTCATCATTCTGAATGATCAGGTGATCTCGGAATCTCAAAGTCCCACCCTTATTTATGGAGGCAGCGGCGGTTTAAGCTTTATATCCGCGGTTCGTTCAGATTTGAGGGAAGCCGTGCGGGAAGAGAAACTCTCTCGCGAGAATGTGTCGGATAACATCCGGGAAATTTTTGAGACCCGGACCGGACTGGAGGCCGTCAAGCTGACTGAAGAAGGGGAGTCCGAGGATAACACCCTGTTTGCCTCTGCTCTGGGCTTCATACTCGGGCTGATGATCTTTATGGGCATTTTCATTTACGGATCCCTGCTGATGCGCAGCGTGATTGAGGAAAAAACCAACCGCGTGCTGGAAGTAATCGCTTCGTCGGTGAAACCGATTGAGCTGATGTTCGGGAAGCTATTCGGCGTTCTCGCCATGGCCCTCACCCAGTTCAGTATCTGGATTGTATTCTATATCGGTCTTTCTATTGCCGCCGCTCCGGTTGCGGGTATGATTATGGAAGCACAGATGAGCAACATCCCGGACGAAGCTGCACAAGCAGCAGCCTCCTCTTTCGATCCCTCCTCCCTGGAGCAGATGGTGGTAGATCCTATGGTATTTGTAAACTTCCTGATCTTCTTTTTCCTCGGGTTTATGATTTACAGTGCCGTGTTTGCCGCTATCGGTGCTGCGGTAGAAACCGAGCAGGATTCCCAGCAGTTTATGCTGCCGGTCGGTCTTCCGATTTTCGTCGGTTACTTCCTGAACACCAAAGTAATGGAAGCGCCCGACTCCGGACTTTCCCTGTTTGTTTCCCTGTTTCCGCTCACCGCCCCCATTAACATGATTACCCGGATTGCCGCCTCCCAGGTTCCCTTTTGGCAAATCATCGTGTCTATTTTGTTGATGATTCTGACCTTCCTGGGTATCATGTGGCTGGCGGCTAAAATCTACCGCGTGGGTATTTTGATGTACGGCAAAAAGCCCTCCTTCAAAGAGCTCGGCAAGTGGATTAAGCAAAGTTAA
- a CDS encoding peptidoglycan recognition protein family protein, which yields MQVEKPEIITKDQWGGEAPVGEKETHEIKYVTIHHGGVEFGEDKDPMEYMRNLQKFSQDDKNWMDIPYHFCIDLDGNIYEARPLQYPGDTNTEYDPTGHALINVMGNYEVQKIKPEQIEAIAHLSAWLAQEYEVPTDSIATHKDHSDQTVCPGEDLYKYFEDGTIINRIEKLLKE from the coding sequence ATGCAGGTAGAGAAACCTGAGATAATTACCAAAGATCAATGGGGGGGTGAAGCCCCCGTCGGCGAGAAAGAAACTCATGAAATTAAGTATGTCACCATTCACCATGGCGGGGTGGAATTTGGTGAGGACAAAGACCCAATGGAATACATGCGTAACCTGCAGAAATTCAGCCAGGATGATAAAAACTGGATGGATATCCCCTATCACTTCTGCATCGACCTGGATGGTAACATCTACGAAGCCCGCCCTTTGCAATACCCGGGTGATACAAATACAGAGTATGATCCAACCGGACATGCCCTAATTAATGTAATGGGCAATTATGAAGTGCAGAAAATCAAGCCCGAGCAGATTGAGGCCATTGCTCATTTAAGTGCCTGGTTAGCACAAGAATATGAAGTACCCACCGATTCCATCGCTACCCATAAAGATCATTCTGACCAAACGGTATGTCCCGGCGAAGATCTGTATAAGTATTTTGAAGACGGCACCATTATAAACCGTATCGAAAAGTTGTTGAAAGAATAA
- a CDS encoding choice-of-anchor B family protein, translating to MKRLSSLFLLFLTTALFTAQAQTTPDGESEAMFGFAQAVSISNGFVFIGEPSNNHQPGAVYIFAKSGEEWAQETMLMADNGMIGDGFGSSVSADGKYVLIGAPDMNDGHGAAFVFEQSNSGSWTQIGQFTLPADTVESSLGSSVVLKGDHAYVGAPDHGNGKGAVFVYRRANNGQWMEVASVMNPDTAGSNFGSSLAVDGMNLVVGAPQRDGGTVHVFNNDGSGSWNHTATLTSDQTTQRSQFGNAIAIHGDQILVGAPRNAGASGTVFVYRNEDGMWNESGRLVAFDGQAGYLFGGSITFVESGVWIGAPNANDGRGTIYQFDMDDNGMWSGASKMAMADQEKGDYFSGTLDVEGNVAVAGLVGADYGAGSAAILERNAEGMWTTQNLVIGKSGNVLKPITNGRIDCSDGKADQFGCSNVDLISFMPISAIGGERGVRLNDMWGWTDPLTEKEYAIVGRNEGTSFVDISDPANPIYVGNLPMTEGSRANVWRDIKVYKNHAYVVADGAGEHGMQVLDMTQLREFAGEPLQLEETNHYDKIHSAHNVVINEESGYAFIVGSSGGGQTCGGGLHMVNIQDPANPTFAGCFSDPSTGRSGTGYSHDAQCVIYDGPDEEHKGSEICIGANETAISIADVTDKENPVALSTASYPDYGYVHQGWLTEDHRYFFQNDELDELMGKVDQTRTIVWDVTDLDDPQFVREYLIENASSDHNLYIKDNMMYQSNYVSGLQVIDVTDPANPQRVGHFDTHPFTKDAPGFSGTWSNYPYFKSGVVVMTSGREGLFILETNQQAINQ from the coding sequence ATGAAACGACTTTCGAGTTTATTTTTGCTATTTCTAACCACTGCCTTGTTTACGGCACAGGCTCAGACTACTCCCGATGGGGAATCTGAAGCTATGTTTGGCTTTGCCCAGGCAGTTTCTATTTCAAATGGTTTTGTATTTATCGGTGAACCGTCTAATAATCACCAGCCCGGAGCGGTTTATATTTTTGCGAAATCCGGCGAAGAGTGGGCACAAGAAACCATGCTAATGGCCGACAATGGTATGATTGGTGACGGTTTCGGTTCCTCGGTTTCAGCCGATGGAAAATATGTACTGATTGGCGCTCCGGATATGAATGACGGCCACGGAGCGGCTTTTGTGTTTGAACAATCGAATTCAGGAAGCTGGACACAGATCGGGCAGTTTACTTTACCGGCTGACACCGTTGAAAGTTCGCTGGGTTCAAGTGTAGTGCTCAAAGGAGATCATGCGTATGTTGGAGCTCCTGATCACGGAAATGGCAAGGGAGCGGTATTTGTATATCGCCGAGCCAACAACGGTCAGTGGATGGAAGTTGCCAGCGTTATGAATCCCGATACAGCTGGTTCAAACTTTGGTTCAAGTCTGGCAGTAGATGGAATGAATTTAGTAGTTGGTGCTCCACAGCGAGATGGAGGAACCGTTCACGTATTTAATAACGATGGCTCCGGAAGCTGGAATCACACCGCAACTCTGACAAGCGATCAAACCACACAGAGAAGTCAGTTTGGTAATGCCATTGCCATTCACGGAGATCAAATTTTGGTAGGTGCTCCGAGAAATGCAGGTGCATCCGGAACCGTATTTGTTTACCGTAACGAAGATGGAATGTGGAATGAAAGCGGACGCCTGGTAGCCTTTGACGGTCAGGCCGGATATCTGTTTGGCGGGTCTATCACATTTGTGGAATCAGGGGTATGGATAGGAGCTCCGAATGCCAATGATGGAAGAGGAACCATCTATCAGTTTGATATGGACGACAATGGCATGTGGAGTGGAGCCTCCAAGATGGCGATGGCTGATCAGGAAAAAGGAGATTATTTCTCAGGTACGCTGGATGTGGAAGGTAATGTTGCGGTAGCCGGATTGGTGGGAGCTGATTACGGAGCCGGATCTGCAGCCATCCTCGAAAGAAACGCAGAAGGAATGTGGACCACTCAAAACCTCGTAATTGGCAAAAGCGGTAACGTCCTGAAACCAATTACTAACGGACGCATTGATTGCAGCGACGGTAAAGCCGATCAATTCGGATGTAGCAATGTTGATCTGATTTCCTTCATGCCAATAAGTGCTATTGGCGGTGAGCGAGGAGTTCGTCTCAACGATATGTGGGGTTGGACTGATCCGCTCACCGAAAAAGAATATGCAATTGTAGGCCGAAATGAAGGGACTTCTTTTGTAGATATAAGTGACCCGGCTAATCCTATTTATGTTGGAAACCTGCCTATGACCGAAGGCTCTCGTGCCAATGTATGGAGAGATATCAAAGTGTATAAAAACCACGCTTATGTAGTGGCAGACGGTGCCGGAGAACATGGAATGCAGGTGCTTGACATGACCCAATTGCGTGAATTTGCCGGAGAGCCATTACAGCTTGAAGAAACCAATCACTACGACAAAATTCACAGTGCCCACAACGTAGTTATTAATGAAGAATCCGGTTATGCCTTTATTGTTGGAAGCAGTGGCGGTGGACAAACCTGTGGTGGCGGACTGCATATGGTGAATATTCAGGATCCGGCTAACCCGACTTTTGCAGGATGCTTTTCTGATCCTTCAACAGGCCGAAGCGGAACCGGGTATTCTCACGATGCTCAGTGCGTAATCTATGACGGACCGGATGAGGAACACAAAGGCAGCGAAATCTGCATCGGTGCAAACGAAACCGCCATCAGCATTGCGGATGTAACCGACAAAGAAAATCCGGTTGCACTTTCTACTGCTTCTTATCCTGATTACGGATATGTACACCAGGGCTGGTTGACAGAAGATCACCGCTATTTCTTCCAGAATGATGAGTTGGATGAATTGATGGGTAAAGTAGACCAAACCCGAACCATAGTTTGGGATGTAACTGACCTTGATGATCCACAGTTTGTGCGTGAGTATTTAATTGAAAACGCATCTTCTGACCACAACCTTTATATCAAAGACAATATGATGTACCAGTCTAACTATGTAAGTGGATTACAGGTTATTGATGTTACCGATCCTGCCAATCCACAGAGAGTAGGTCACTTTGATACGCATCCGTTCACCAAAGACGCCCCCGGTTTCTCCGGAACGTGGAGTAACTACCCGTACTTCAAGAGTGGTGTAGTAGTTATGACCAGTGGACGTGAAGGATTGTTTATTCTGGAAACAAACCAGCAGGCGATCAACCAGTAA
- a CDS encoding ABC transporter ATP-binding protein: MAVIEVNNVFKSFGKTKAVNDVSFEVHKGRIFGLLGPNGAGKTTTIRMINYILSPDSGSVTLNGNIASPETQKVIGYMPEERGLYKKMKVLDQLMYLTQLKGMNSTDARKAIDYWLDRFEASDWKKKEINELSKGMSQKIQFIATIAHDPDIYIFDEPFSGLDPINSETLKEIIIELREKGKTILFSTHRMEQVEQMCDDICLFNQGEAVLTGNLREIKSSFGENTINLEFEGDSSFLDTLDNVRINNRSTNFAEIRVLDGQNMQDILKVAMEHAEIHKFERIEPSLTEIFISTVGEDNIKKGELV, encoded by the coding sequence ATGGCAGTAATTGAAGTTAACAACGTCTTTAAATCGTTTGGTAAAACCAAGGCGGTAAACGACGTTAGTTTTGAGGTACATAAAGGGCGCATTTTCGGGCTGCTGGGGCCAAACGGGGCCGGCAAAACCACAACCATCCGGATGATTAATTACATCCTCTCTCCCGACAGCGGCAGCGTAACCTTAAACGGGAACATCGCAAGCCCGGAAACCCAAAAGGTAATTGGATACATGCCGGAAGAACGCGGGCTTTACAAAAAAATGAAGGTGCTGGATCAGCTGATGTACCTTACCCAGCTTAAAGGCATGAACTCAACTGATGCCAGAAAAGCCATTGATTACTGGCTGGATCGATTTGAAGCTTCCGACTGGAAAAAGAAGGAGATCAATGAACTCTCCAAAGGGATGTCCCAGAAGATACAGTTCATCGCTACCATTGCTCACGATCCTGATATCTATATTTTTGATGAGCCGTTTAGCGGACTTGATCCTATCAACAGCGAAACACTGAAAGAGATTATCATTGAGCTTCGCGAGAAAGGAAAAACCATTTTATTCTCTACTCACCGCATGGAACAGGTCGAGCAAATGTGTGACGATATTTGCCTGTTCAACCAGGGTGAAGCCGTACTGACCGGTAACCTGCGGGAAATCAAATCATCCTTCGGAGAAAATACCATTAACCTGGAGTTTGAAGGCGACAGTTCGTTCCTGGATACGCTGGATAATGTCCGCATCAACAACCGATCCACCAACTTTGCGGAAATTCGGGTGCTGGACGGACAGAATATGCAGGACATCCTGAAGGTAGCTATGGAGCATGCTGAAATTCACAAATTCGAACGCATTGAGCCATCATTAACAGAAATTTTTATCTCCACCGTTGGGGAAGACAACATCAAAAAAGGGGAGTTGGTATAA